A genome region from Eurosta solidaginis isolate ZX-2024a chromosome 2, ASM4086904v1, whole genome shotgun sequence includes the following:
- the LOC137242192 gene encoding uncharacterized protein isoform X1 gives MAERRLMALERKFSKDPGLREQYTHIMGEYIRKGYVRRLNEAEAQQRGKRTWYLPHFGVRNVNKPEKLRVVFDAAAEVNGVSLNSVLLSGPDLGQPLATILMKFRQRLVGVCADVVEMFHQVQIRREDQEAQRFLWRIEPEAPLEDYVMTVMTFGATCSPCSAQFVKNKNAREFQTVFPEAAVAIIHNHYVDDYVHCFTTEEEAVRVTKEVLWVHKQGGFELKRFVSNCKQVSDVFNSGGNALTMVNLDRSADGQFQRVLGMVWDNVKDELKFALSFNKIDGRLMTGATRPTKREALRITMSVFDPFGLAAEYSIVAKLILKKVWQQKVGWDDGIPDEAFAMWRKWLNMLKDIETLRMPRCYDGNFFKSSVELHVFADASESAYGAVAYWRISSGCGIIRLAFVMGKAKCAPLKLTTVPRLELQAAVLATRLRTAVLQNHDLTPVKTIMWSDSKTTLAWITSDHRRYKPYVAH, from the coding sequence ATGGCAGAAAGGAGATTAATGGCACTGGAGCGAAAGTTTTCTAAAGACCCTGGCCTCCGAGAGCAGTATACGCATATCATGGGTGAATACATTCGAAAAGGTTACGTAAGGCGTCTGAACGAAGCGGAAGCACAGCAGCGTGGTAAAAGGACGTGGTACTTGCCACATTTCGGAGTGCGCAACGTTAACAAGCCGGAAAAGCTACGAGTGGTATTTGACGCTGCAGCAGAAGTTAATGGCGTTTCACTTAATTCAGTTCTGCTAAGCGGGCCGGACTTGGGTCAGCCGCTAGCGACCATATTAATGAAATTCAGGCAGAGATTAGTTGGGGTTTGCGCAGATGTCGTAGAAATGTTTCATCAGGTGCAGATACGGCGCGAAGACCAAGAGGCGCAACGATTTCTATGGAGGATCGAACCTGAAGCGCCATTGGAGGATTACGTTATGACGGTGATGACATTCGGCGCGACATGCTCACCATGCTCCGCGCAGTTCGTGAAGAACAAAAACGCCAGAGAGTTCCAGACAGTATTCCCTGAAGCAGCAGTTGCGATTATCCATAATCATTATGTTGACGATTATGTGCATTGTTTTACCACTGAAGAAGAAGCTGTGCGCGTGACCAAGGAAGTACTCTGGGTACACAAACAGGGTGGTTTTGAGCTGAAACGTTTCGTGTCTAATTGCAAGCAAGTATCAGATGTTTTTAATAGCGGAGGAAATGCACTGACCATGGTGAATCTCGATAGATCTGCCGATGGACAGTTCCAGAGAGTGCTTGGCATGGTCTGGGATAACGTGAAGGATGAGCTAAAATTCGCCTtatcattcaacaaaatcgatggtaGGTTAATGACAGGCGCAACAAGACCCACTAAGCGAGAAGCATTGCGGATAACCATGTCAGTGTTCGATCCATTTGGCTTGGCAGCAGAATACTCGATAGTGGCTAAATTGATTTTGAAGAAAGTGTGGCAACAGAAGGTCGGATGGGATGATGGTATACCGGATGAAGCTTTCGCGATGTGGAGAAAGTGGCTGAACATGCTAAAGGACATCGAAACCTTACGAATGCCGCGATGTTATGATGGAAACTTCTTTAAATCGTCGGTAGAACTACATGTGTTTGCCGATGCCAGCGAATCAGCTTATGGAGCAGTGGCGTATTGGAGAATCAGCAGCGGGTGTGGTATAATACGTTTGGCGTTCGTGATGGGCAAAGCAAAATGTGCCCCTTTAAAGTTGACAACGGTGCCACGTCTGGAGCTGCAAGCGGCCGTTTTAGCCACGCGACTTCGTACAGCAGTACTTCAAAACCATGACCTTACACCTGTAAAAACAATCATGTGGAGCGATTCTAAGACAACGTTGGCGTGGATAACCTCGGATCACCGCCGGTATAAGCCATATGTGGCACACTGA